One Vibrio tapetis subsp. tapetis DNA segment encodes these proteins:
- the malT gene encoding HTH-type transcriptional regulator MalT, with protein sequence MWIPSKLTRPGRLHNAILRPRVLDILQQAPCYKLVLFRSPAGYGKTTMAAQWLADKSNVGWFSIDENDNDTFRFVNYFIQALNKATQNACPNAQALAERRQFSSATNLFGELFTELNEYQQECYVVLDDYHMIDSDDIHEAMRFFLKHMPECLTIVVTTRATPPLGTANLRVRDLLIEIDNESLAFDNEETTRFFNQRVTEGIDDDTANTLCTYVEGWPSALQLIALQAQHQKRTLAQSAVSVTQFNHAHLWDYLVEEVFDLLDSETRQFLMQCSVLDTFNDALAAELTKREDTLNMIESLNRFGLFIYPLEGEQNWYRFHNLFGEFLSHERKARIPQQEEQLHNDASNAWLNQGNPNQALSHALKANSGILVARILDQYGWSMFNRGELVLVEKAMGSLTDDQLYATPKLPLLRAWLAQSQHRYNDVADMLALAALELEKRDIELTSDDKGQINALLAQVAINMSKPEEAQELAELALEQINSTTYRSRIVATSVVGEVNHVLGRLDQALPLMQQTEKLARQYHIIPQALWALLQQSEILIAQGFVQAAYEVQDSAFKLVEEHHLHQLPLHEFLLRLRAQVLWCWNRLDEAEECAYKGIDVLGKADPSKHLHSYSMLARLALARGELDKAARFIEQIQHLLQQSNYHIDWTANASLSLLLYWQTRGDNSAIETWLVDAIRPANYSNHFYQLQWRNVARAQAALGLCDDAKATIAKLQQEAKKHHLLTDQNRNLVVEAVIAVKLGDTEEAEAQLKLALSLTNQTGMIGNFLIDGASIDKILERLMSKPGLDDLERHRAQQLMKDISSKQRSRSVHFDESFVEKLVTHPNIPELIRTSPLTQREWQVLGLIYSGFSNEQIAQELDVAGTTIKTHIRNLYQKLNIANRKEAIETAENLLKLMGY encoded by the coding sequence ATGTGGATTCCATCAAAACTGACTCGCCCTGGCCGCTTGCACAATGCTATTTTACGCCCGCGAGTACTTGATATTCTTCAACAAGCACCTTGCTATAAGCTTGTTCTGTTCCGCTCTCCAGCCGGCTACGGCAAAACAACCATGGCCGCACAATGGCTGGCGGACAAATCCAATGTGGGTTGGTTTAGTATTGATGAAAACGACAACGACACCTTCCGCTTTGTAAATTATTTTATCCAAGCACTGAATAAGGCTACCCAAAATGCCTGTCCAAATGCACAAGCTTTGGCTGAGCGTCGCCAGTTCTCTTCTGCGACCAACTTGTTTGGTGAATTGTTTACCGAGTTAAATGAGTACCAGCAAGAGTGTTATGTGGTACTTGACGATTACCACATGATCGACAGTGATGACATTCATGAAGCGATGCGCTTCTTTTTAAAGCACATGCCGGAATGCTTAACGATTGTTGTCACTACTCGTGCAACGCCACCATTAGGAACAGCAAACCTACGTGTACGCGACCTACTGATTGAAATCGACAACGAATCTCTCGCGTTTGATAATGAGGAAACCACACGTTTCTTTAATCAACGCGTGACTGAAGGCATTGACGACGATACCGCGAACACCTTGTGTACTTATGTAGAAGGTTGGCCATCCGCACTGCAACTCATCGCGTTGCAAGCACAGCATCAAAAGCGCACCTTAGCTCAGTCTGCTGTTTCGGTGACTCAATTCAATCACGCCCACTTGTGGGACTACTTGGTTGAAGAAGTGTTTGACCTGCTCGATAGTGAAACTCGCCAATTTTTGATGCAATGTTCGGTGTTAGATACGTTTAATGATGCGTTAGCCGCCGAGCTCACCAAACGTGAAGATACGTTAAACATGATTGAATCGCTTAACCGTTTCGGCTTGTTTATTTACCCGCTTGAAGGGGAGCAAAACTGGTATCGCTTCCATAACTTGTTTGGCGAATTTTTGTCTCATGAGCGTAAAGCTCGTATTCCACAACAAGAAGAACAACTGCATAACGACGCGTCGAATGCGTGGTTAAACCAAGGCAATCCCAACCAAGCATTAAGTCATGCGCTAAAAGCGAATAGCGGTATATTAGTTGCGCGAATTTTAGATCAATACGGTTGGAGCATGTTCAACCGTGGTGAGCTCGTTTTGGTTGAAAAGGCCATGGGCTCATTAACTGACGATCAACTGTACGCCACACCAAAGCTGCCATTATTACGCGCTTGGCTTGCACAAAGTCAGCACCGCTACAATGACGTAGCCGATATGCTCGCACTGGCTGCGCTGGAACTAGAAAAGCGCGACATAGAGTTAACCTCGGACGACAAAGGACAGATCAACGCATTATTGGCGCAAGTCGCCATCAATATGAGTAAGCCTGAAGAAGCACAGGAATTGGCTGAACTGGCACTAGAACAAATTAACTCCACCACTTATCGTAGCCGTATCGTTGCCACTTCAGTCGTTGGTGAAGTCAACCATGTACTGGGGCGACTTGATCAAGCGCTGCCCCTGATGCAACAAACTGAAAAGCTAGCGCGCCAGTACCACATCATTCCGCAGGCGCTATGGGCACTGCTGCAACAAAGCGAGATTTTAATAGCGCAAGGGTTCGTACAAGCAGCCTATGAAGTACAAGACTCCGCATTCAAATTGGTCGAGGAACACCATTTACACCAATTGCCTTTGCACGAATTTTTACTGCGATTACGCGCTCAAGTACTGTGGTGCTGGAACCGCTTAGATGAAGCAGAAGAGTGTGCTTATAAAGGAATAGATGTACTAGGAAAGGCAGACCCAAGTAAGCACTTACATAGTTATTCTATGCTAGCACGCCTTGCTTTAGCCCGTGGTGAACTCGACAAGGCAGCACGCTTTATCGAGCAAATTCAGCATTTATTGCAACAATCCAATTACCACATTGATTGGACAGCCAATGCTTCTTTGTCTTTGTTACTTTACTGGCAAACTCGCGGAGACAATAGTGCCATTGAAACGTGGCTAGTTGATGCTATTCGTCCAGCAAACTACAGTAATCATTTCTATCAATTACAATGGCGCAATGTCGCCCGAGCTCAAGCTGCACTAGGGTTATGTGACGACGCGAAAGCCACGATTGCCAAGCTACAACAAGAAGCAAAAAAGCATCACTTGCTTACCGACCAGAATCGTAACTTAGTCGTTGAAGCGGTGATTGCCGTTAAACTTGGTGATACTGAAGAAGCTGAGGCACAGTTAAAGCTCGCATTAAGCTTAACCAATCAGACTGGGATGATAGGCAACTTCTTAATTGATGGGGCTTCCATAGATAAAATTTTGGAACGCTTAATGAGTAAGCCAGGGCTAGATGACCTAGAACGTCACCGAGCTCAGCAACTAATGAAAGACATCTCGAGCAAACAACGTAGCCGCTCTGTACATTTTGATGAGAGCTTTGTAGAAAAACTCGTAACGCATCCCAATATACCTGAGCTAATCCGAACCAGCCCACTCACACAGCGCGAATGGCAGGTTTTGGGCTTAATCTATTCTGGGTTCAGCAATGAACAAATTGCACAGGAGTTAGATGTTGCGGGTACAACCATTAAAACACACATTCGAAATCTATATCAAAAACTCAATATTGCAAATCGCAAAGAAGCTATTGAAACAGCAGAAAACCTATTAAAATTGATGGGGTATTAG